From a single Falco rusticolus isolate bFalRus1 chromosome 17, bFalRus1.pri, whole genome shotgun sequence genomic region:
- the YOD1 gene encoding ubiquitin thioesterase OTU1, which translates to MLRLRCKARSGTHPLPGLTAHSRLRDMQAALAALTGVPVPAQRLLLGFPPRSLDLSDGERRLGDLGIHSGDTLIVEEDTSKPKTDSPVVAKRTMSNSVREAVPVLARRVVPADNSCLFTSVYYVVEGGVYDPGCAPEMRSLIAQIVASDPESYCEAVLGKTNREYCDWIRREETWGGAIEVSILSKFYQCEICVVDTQTVRIDRFGEDAGYTKRVLLIYDGIHYDPLERKIPDSDIPPQTIFSTADDIVLAQALELADEARRKRQFTDVNHFTLRCMVCQKGLTGQVEAREHAKETGHTNFGEV; encoded by the exons ATGCTGCGGCTGCGCTGCAAGGCCCGGAGCGGCACCCACCCGCTGCCCGGCCTCACGGCCCACTCCCGCCTCCGCGACATGCAGGCCGCCCTGGCCGCCCTCACCGGCGTCCCCGTCCCGGCCCAGCGCCTCCTTCTCGGTTTCCCGCCGCGGAGCCTGGACCTCAGCGACGGCGAGCGGCGGCTGGGCGACCTCGGGATCCACTCGG GTGACACGCTGATAGTTGAAGAGGATACGTCCAAACCCAAGACTGACTCACCTGTAGTTGCAAAAAGAACGATGTCTAACTCGGTTAGGgaagctgtgcctgtgctggcaAGGAGGGTTGTACCGGCAGATAACTCCTGTCTCTTCACCAGTGTGTACTATGTGGTGGAGGGAGGTGTTTACGACCCGGGTTGCGCTCCAGAGATGCGCAGTCTTATAGCCCAAATAGTAGCGAGCGACCCCGAATCATACTGTGAGGCAGTTCTAGGGAAAACTAACAGGGAGTATTGTGACTGGATCAGAAGAGAAGAGACTTGGGGAGGAGCCATCGAAGTGTCCATTTTATCCAAATTCTACCAGTGCGAAATCTGCGTGGTGGATACGCAGACAGTCAGAATCGACCGTTTTGGGGAAGATGCCGGTTACACTAAGCGGGTCCTTTTAATTTATGATGGGATTCATTATGATCCACTTGAGCGTAAAATCCCTGACTCGGACATTCCTCCCCAGACAATTTTCTCCACGGCTGATGATATTGTTCTTGCACAAGCATTGGAATTGGCAGACGAAGCCAGACGGAAGAGGCAGTTTACCGATGTGAATCACTTCACGCTGAGGTGCATGGTGTGCCAGAAGGGACTAACTGGACAAGTGGAAGCCAGAGAACACGCCAAGGAGACCGGACACACCAACTTCGGCGAAGTCTGA